One segment of Aquimarina sp. BL5 DNA contains the following:
- a CDS encoding PAAR domain-containing protein, with protein MPGPAATIGSMHVCPMVNPGTPPPPHVGGPISGPGVPTVLIGNKPAAVMGDMCICAGPPDTIAQGEATVLIGGKPAATVGSMTAHGGSITVGEPTVLIGTGPAAPTAVMPLQEIPFPKISPMLKVLASVSGRSLKEAQANQEELKKKSEEQNGYLSEFNVSF; from the coding sequence ATGCCAGGACCAGCAGCAACTATAGGAAGTATGCATGTGTGCCCGATGGTTAATCCGGGGACACCGCCACCGCCACATGTAGGAGGACCTATATCAGGACCCGGAGTACCTACGGTGTTAATAGGTAATAAACCAGCCGCAGTCATGGGTGATATGTGCATTTGTGCAGGACCGCCTGATACCATTGCACAAGGAGAAGCTACTGTACTTATTGGAGGAAAACCAGCGGCTACTGTAGGCAGTATGACAGCTCACGGTGGATCGATCACGGTAGGAGAACCCACAGTACTTATAGGCACAGGACCAGCAGCTCCTACAGCTGTAATGCCATTACAGGAAATTCCATTTCCTAAGATCAGTCCTATGCTTAAAGTATTGGCATCTGTATCCGGGAGATCTTTAAAAGAAGCACAAGCCAATCAGGAAGAACTTAAGAAAAAGAGCGAAGAACAAAACGGCTATCTATCTGAATTTAATGTGAGTTTTTAA